In Colias croceus chromosome 12, ilColCroc2.1, one genomic interval encodes:
- the LOC123696061 gene encoding uncharacterized protein LOC123696061 has translation MNAEGVTVTERDIIIKLLEVYKDFPCLWDLTNKDYANRDARNQAYIIMLELLKKIDSGATLKTLKNKLDNMRTSYRRERKKVEASKTSGAGNDEVHTPSLWYYEHLLFLDEKITPTTEVIDNMETDSSQSHNDEVSFKYS, from the exons ATGAACGCCGAGGGAGTTACAGTCACCGAacgtgatattataataaaattactggaAGTATATAAAGACTTTCCCTGTTTATGGGATTTAACTAATAAAGATTACGCAAACAGAGATGCCCGAAATCaagcatatattattatgttagaactattaaaaaaaattgacagtGGGGctacattaaaaacattaaaaaataagttagaTAATATGCGTACATCCTATAGGAGGGAGCGAAAAAAG gtgGAAGCTAGCAAGACTAGTGGCGCTGGAAACGATGAGGTGCATACGCCATCACTATGGTACTATGAACACCTCTTATTCTTGGATGAAAAAATCACGCCGACGACAGAGGTTATTGATAATATGGAGACGGATTCTTCCCAGTCACATAATGATGAGGTAagctttaaatattcatag